A single region of the Candidatus Zixiibacteriota bacterium genome encodes:
- a CDS encoding hydantoinase/oxoprolinase family protein, producing the protein MFRVGIDIGGTFTDMLLVGEDGRAVIGKTLTTPGDPSLAVENVLGPALAEGRDGKRGVLIHGTTLVTNALIERKGARTALLTTRGFRDAVEIGREHRYELYDLNLELPRPLVPRHLRFDVPERVAADGSVLRPLDEEFVRRLVAELRDRGVRAIAVSYLNSFRNPAHERRTAEIIAEVAPEIRVSLSSEVVAEIREFQRSSTTLANVYVQERVSSYLAELQRRLDRIGFGGSFFVMLSSGGIATRETAARFPVRLLESGPAAGALAAARAGARCGHRDLLSFDMGGTTAKLCAIAGGRPLKAHEFEVDRVYRFRKGSGLPIRIPVIDMIEIGAGGGSIARVDSLGLLKVGPESAGADPGPVCYGRGGTEPTVTDADLILGYLDAGYFLGGRMALDHEGARAALARLGAALGKSAEETAWGIHQIVNENMANAARAHLGERGKDPRRMPLYAFGGAGPVHGYRVAEILRLPALISPFGAGVGSTFGLLSAPLAFDFVRSAYSRLDNQDWALANRLLDEMAEEGRAVLESSGLAPGEISYQRTADMRYVGQGHEVSVPLPGGRLGAGHVPEIAAAFETAYRALYGRRGPDVPLEIINWRVVATGPVPEAEIELPRGGSAAGARKGSRRAYFPERGGFVETPVFDRYALSPGAVLEGPAIVEERESTLIIGARGHAVVDRHLNIIVEFRNGS; encoded by the coding sequence ATGTTTCGTGTCGGCATCGACATCGGCGGTACTTTCACCGATATGCTGCTCGTCGGCGAGGACGGGCGGGCGGTCATCGGAAAGACGCTCACCACCCCCGGTGACCCGAGCCTGGCCGTGGAAAACGTGCTCGGGCCGGCGCTGGCCGAGGGCCGCGACGGGAAGCGAGGGGTCCTGATCCACGGCACCACGCTGGTCACCAATGCGCTGATCGAGCGCAAGGGGGCGCGCACCGCGCTGCTCACCACCCGCGGCTTCCGCGACGCGGTCGAGATCGGGCGGGAGCACCGCTACGAGCTCTACGACCTCAACCTCGAGCTGCCCAGGCCCCTGGTGCCGCGCCACCTGCGCTTCGACGTCCCCGAGCGGGTGGCCGCCGACGGGTCGGTGCTGCGACCTCTCGACGAGGAGTTCGTGCGGCGGCTCGTCGCCGAGTTGCGCGACCGGGGCGTGCGGGCGATCGCGGTCTCCTATCTGAACAGCTTTCGCAACCCGGCGCACGAGCGCCGCACGGCCGAGATCATCGCGGAAGTGGCGCCCGAGATCCGCGTCTCGCTCAGCTCCGAGGTGGTCGCCGAGATCCGCGAGTTCCAGCGCTCGAGCACCACCCTCGCCAACGTCTACGTCCAGGAACGGGTCTCCTCCTATCTCGCCGAGCTGCAGCGGCGCCTCGATCGCATCGGCTTTGGGGGGAGTTTCTTCGTGATGCTGTCGAGCGGCGGGATCGCCACCCGCGAGACCGCGGCGCGCTTTCCCGTTCGCCTTCTCGAGTCGGGCCCGGCCGCGGGGGCGCTGGCGGCGGCCCGGGCGGGCGCGCGCTGCGGCCATCGCGATCTGCTGTCCTTCGACATGGGAGGCACGACCGCCAAGCTCTGCGCCATCGCGGGCGGGCGACCGCTGAAGGCTCACGAGTTCGAGGTCGACCGCGTCTACCGCTTCCGCAAGGGGAGCGGCCTGCCCATCCGCATTCCCGTAATCGACATGATCGAGATCGGCGCCGGCGGCGGCAGCATCGCCCGCGTCGACTCTCTGGGCCTGTTGAAGGTCGGGCCGGAAAGCGCCGGCGCCGATCCGGGACCGGTTTGCTACGGCCGGGGAGGAACCGAGCCGACGGTGACGGACGCCGATCTGATTCTGGGTTATCTCGACGCCGGTTACTTCCTCGGCGGCAGGATGGCGCTCGACCACGAAGGCGCCCGCGCCGCCCTCGCGCGCCTCGGCGCCGCCCTGGGGAAAAGCGCCGAGGAAACCGCCTGGGGCATCCATCAGATCGTCAACGAGAACATGGCCAACGCCGCGCGCGCGCACCTCGGCGAGCGCGGCAAGGATCCGCGCCGCATGCCGCTCTACGCTTTCGGCGGGGCCGGGCCGGTGCACGGCTATCGCGTCGCCGAGATTCTTCGCCTCCCCGCGTTGATCTCGCCGTTCGGCGCCGGCGTCGGCTCGACGTTCGGCCTGCTTTCCGCACCGCTGGCCTTCGACTTCGTGCGCAGCGCCTACAGCCGCCTCGACAACCAGGATTGGGCGCTGGCGAACCGGTTGCTCGACGAGATGGCCGAGGAGGGCAGAGCGGTGCTGGAAAGCTCGGGACTCGCGCCCGGGGAGATCTCTTATCAGCGGACCGCCGATATGCGTTACGTGGGCCAGGGGCACGAGGTCTCGGTGCCGCTTCCGGGCGGGCGGCTCGGCGCGGGCCATGTCCCGGAGATCGCCGCGGCGTTCGAGACCGCCTACCGGGCGCTCTACGGCAGGCGCGGCCCGGACGTTCCCCTTGAGATCATCAACTGGCGCGTGGTCGCAACCGGCCCGGTGCCGGAGGCCGAGATCGAGCTCCCGCGCGGCGGATCGGCCGCGGGCGCCCGCAAGGGCTCGCGGCGCGCCTATTTCCCCGAGCGCGGCGGTTTCGTCGAGACGCCGGTCTTCGACCGATACGCGCTTTCGCCCGGCGCCGTCCTGGAAGGGCCGGCGATCGTCGAGGAGCGGGAGTCGACGCTGATCATCGGCGCACGCGGCCACGCGGTCGTGGATCGACACCTCAACATTATCGTCGAGTTCAGAAATGGGAGCTAA